A genomic region of Thermotoga sp. Ku-13t contains the following coding sequences:
- a CDS encoding M48 family metallopeptidase codes for MFRVAFLILLIVKATWKMILEWLNVLHASKTKLEDLKTLRDKVGEEDLRKAKSYLRERSILRIVSELVELVLILYLVTIGLPKLEKSFAQHRFQAHLFFGTAALIVYLVRLPFRAYSIFVIENKYGFNTTTTKTFLKDQILTVLLYAVFGLALVPLLMWLLSYPVWWWQLSILAFGFITFFWFIQPVLIAPLFYRFTKLEDEKLSQKLKELFKKANTKVPSIYRVDASKRTKKQNAYVTGIGRSRRLVLYDTLLNYPEDEILSIVAHELGHHAKKHILKNIFLFSAFATIVFYLTNLVYAHILKTNLFSIEKPHTAFLYALLFVSSLTYFLMPIVNFLSRKMEYEADAYSAKLAGVAPLVRALKRLVKENLSNPNPLPLYKVWYYTHPAPEERIVRLIEKTSTN; via the coding sequence ATGTTCAGGGTGGCGTTTTTGATTCTTCTGATCGTCAAGGCAACCTGGAAGATGATCCTCGAATGGCTCAACGTTCTTCACGCCAGCAAGACGAAGCTGGAAGATCTGAAGACTCTGAGAGACAAAGTTGGCGAGGAAGACCTCCGAAAGGCGAAGTCTTACCTGAGAGAAAGGTCCATCCTGAGGATCGTTTCAGAGCTCGTCGAGTTGGTGTTGATCCTCTATCTCGTCACGATCGGCCTTCCTAAACTAGAAAAATCCTTCGCCCAGCACCGCTTCCAGGCGCATCTGTTTTTCGGCACCGCCGCTTTGATCGTGTATTTAGTGAGACTTCCTTTTAGAGCTTATTCGATCTTTGTGATCGAGAACAAGTACGGCTTCAACACCACGACCACAAAGACGTTCCTCAAAGACCAGATTCTGACGGTCCTGCTCTATGCGGTCTTCGGCCTCGCTCTTGTACCTTTGCTGATGTGGCTTCTGAGCTATCCAGTCTGGTGGTGGCAGCTTTCGATCTTGGCTTTCGGCTTCATAACGTTCTTCTGGTTCATCCAGCCCGTGCTCATAGCACCGCTCTTTTACAGGTTCACGAAGCTCGAAGATGAGAAACTGTCCCAGAAGCTGAAAGAGCTCTTCAAAAAGGCGAACACGAAGGTGCCAAGCATCTACAGAGTCGATGCTTCAAAAAGAACGAAAAAACAGAACGCCTACGTGACGGGCATCGGAAGGTCTCGAAGGCTGGTTCTCTACGACACGCTCCTCAACTATCCCGAGGACGAAATTCTGTCCATCGTCGCGCATGAATTGGGTCATCATGCGAAGAAGCACATCCTGAAAAACATATTCCTCTTCTCGGCCTTCGCAACGATCGTGTTCTATCTCACTAACCTGGTGTACGCGCACATCCTGAAAACTAACCTGTTCAGCATCGAAAAGCCCCACACCGCATTTTTGTACGCACTGCTGTTCGTTTCCTCGCTGACTTATTTCCTCATGCCCATCGTGAACTTTCTTTCCAGAAAAATGGAATACGAAGCCGACGCGTACTCCGCGAAACTGGCTGGAGTCGCCCCGCTCGTGCGCGCTCTGAAGAGGCTGGTCAAAGAGAACCTCTCCAACCCCAACCCGTTGCCACTCTACAAGGTCTGGTACTACACCCACCCTGCACCCGAAGAGAGGATCGTGAGGTTGATAGAGAAAACGTCTACGAACTGA
- a CDS encoding protease modulator HflC: MMKLTIILTIVVVGALAIVFAALSFFVVDQTQYAIVLRFGEIRKIISEPGLYTRAPFIDNVVRLSKRYYIYDIPVEKIITLDKKTMLVDSYAIWRISDPKKFLESVRTVSLALSRIDDAVYSGLRNTLAKLDFDDIVTGEREYLTEITEFARKNLEEFGIEIMDVRIKHTDLPEENQQAVFERMKSERQSTAALIRAEGQKEAQKIRSEADKQATIIRSQAMSEAERIKGSGEASATRVYAEAFSKDIEFFKLLRTLESYKTIIPGSIVIVGKDLTILEQMK; this comes from the coding sequence ATGATGAAGCTGACGATAATCCTGACGATCGTTGTCGTTGGAGCTTTAGCGATCGTTTTCGCCGCGCTGTCATTCTTCGTGGTGGACCAGACCCAGTACGCGATAGTTCTCAGGTTCGGAGAGATAAGAAAGATCATCTCCGAACCAGGTCTCTACACTCGTGCACCGTTCATCGACAACGTGGTGCGTTTGAGCAAGCGCTACTACATATACGACATACCGGTTGAAAAGATAATTACTCTGGACAAAAAGACCATGCTCGTCGATTCTTACGCGATCTGGAGAATCTCTGATCCAAAGAAGTTCCTCGAATCCGTTAGGACCGTGAGCTTGGCGCTTTCAAGGATTGACGATGCGGTCTATTCCGGCCTCAGGAACACACTTGCGAAGCTCGATTTCGACGACATCGTCACGGGTGAGAGAGAGTATTTGACCGAAATCACAGAATTTGCAAGAAAAAACCTCGAAGAGTTCGGCATCGAAATCATGGACGTCAGGATCAAGCACACGGACCTTCCCGAGGAAAACCAGCAGGCAGTCTTCGAGAGGATGAAGTCCGAGAGGCAGAGCACCGCTGCGTTGATCAGGGCGGAAGGCCAGAAAGAAGCACAGAAGATCCGTTCCGAGGCGGACAAGCAAGCCACGATCATCAGATCACAGGCCATGAGCGAAGCCGAGAGGATCAAAGGTTCCGGTGAAGCCAGTGCAACACGCGTCTACGCCGAAGCCTTCTCGAAAGACATAGAGTTCTTCAAATTGCTCAGAACGCTCGAAAGTTACAAAACGATCATCCCGGGCAGTATCGTGATCGTCGGGAAGGATTTGACCATACTCGAACAGATGAAATGA
- a CDS encoding HisA/HisF-related TIM barrel protein produces the protein MELRPPIVIASGVGGMGEYLKLIDPRYIGAYTLKTITFKPRLGNPPPRLIATERYLINSIGLENIGVEKFIEELENGLYEELFRKVKVIFSFAGEDFEEYLKVAEKMAPYQDRFVAFECNFSCPNVHFNPLSDTNQLKKMLIELRKKLDVFLIAKLGIEGAFIEQVARLVEECGWNGVTVINTIRALHINGETLIKGGISGPVLKPIALRAVYEVRNRTNLYIIASGGIMNETDAQDFFKVGANAVSIGTALYRDPEIVERIAKKFL, from the coding sequence GTGGAACTGAGACCACCCATCGTGATCGCTTCCGGTGTTGGAGGCATGGGAGAATATCTCAAACTGATAGATCCACGATACATCGGTGCCTACACCCTCAAGACCATCACCTTCAAACCGAGATTGGGAAATCCCCCACCCAGGCTCATCGCCACGGAGCGTTATTTGATCAACAGCATAGGCCTCGAAAACATCGGTGTGGAGAAGTTCATCGAAGAGCTTGAAAATGGTCTTTACGAAGAACTGTTCAGAAAGGTCAAGGTGATTTTCAGCTTCGCAGGCGAAGATTTCGAAGAGTATCTGAAGGTCGCAGAAAAAATGGCACCCTACCAGGACAGATTCGTAGCGTTCGAGTGCAACTTCTCCTGCCCGAACGTGCACTTCAACCCGCTCTCGGACACGAACCAGCTGAAGAAGATGCTGATCGAGCTGAGGAAAAAGCTTGACGTTTTTCTCATCGCCAAACTTGGCATCGAAGGAGCGTTCATCGAACAGGTTGCCAGACTCGTCGAAGAGTGCGGATGGAACGGTGTGACGGTCATCAACACGATCCGGGCGTTGCACATCAACGGTGAAACTCTCATCAAGGGTGGTATCTCCGGGCCCGTTCTGAAACCCATCGCGCTGAGGGCCGTGTACGAAGTGAGGAACAGAACGAATCTGTACATCATCGCGTCTGGTGGTATCATGAACGAAACAGACGCTCAGGATTTCTTCAAAGTCGGTGCGAACGCGGTGAGCATCGGAACCGCCCTGTACAGAGATCCAGAGATCGTTGAAAGGATCGCGAAGAAATTTTTGTGA
- the pyrF gene encoding orotidine-5'-phosphate decarboxylase: MHLVLSLDMDEPLSFIERYGSFEHVKVGHNLAVFGKTVLDELAKRDLKVILDLKFVDIPSTVARSIKAWDHPAIVGFTVHSAAGVESIKAALESTDKLIFVVVKLTSIEGNLEDYIRQIESLRLLGCSFVLPGRWAVKLRKIISGKILVPGVRMERGSDDQKDVVTLDQIRNVADYAVIGREVYRSTDPKTTMEKMRRLAYA, translated from the coding sequence TTGCATCTGGTGCTGAGTCTGGACATGGATGAACCGCTCTCTTTCATCGAACGGTACGGAAGTTTCGAGCATGTGAAAGTCGGTCACAACCTGGCGGTGTTTGGAAAAACTGTGCTCGACGAACTGGCAAAGAGAGATCTCAAGGTCATACTCGATCTGAAGTTCGTCGACATACCTTCGACTGTGGCACGTTCCATCAAAGCCTGGGACCATCCAGCGATCGTGGGCTTCACCGTTCATTCTGCAGCAGGGGTCGAATCGATAAAAGCAGCCTTGGAGAGCACGGACAAGCTGATCTTCGTCGTTGTGAAGCTCACATCGATTGAAGGCAATCTGGAAGATTACATCCGACAGATCGAATCGCTCAGGTTGCTGGGTTGTTCCTTCGTTCTTCCAGGAAGATGGGCTGTGAAACTGCGCAAGATCATTTCTGGCAAGATCCTCGTACCCGGCGTGCGCATGGAGAGAGGTTCGGACGATCAGAAAGACGTTGTGACGCTGGATCAGATCAGGAACGTGGCAGACTACGCCGTGATCGGACGCGAGGTTTACAGAAGCACCGATCCGAAGACAACGATGGAGAAGATGAGGAGGCTGGCTTATGCTTGA
- a CDS encoding iron-containing alcohol dehydrogenase produces the protein MFTSYLPTKIVFGVGAIEKLPNLVKNYGRKALIVTGKKSTKQTGLLDKVRGMLEAVGIETVVFDRVQPNPISDDVDEAARIAIEQNVDFVIGLGGGSAIDSAKAIAISAAMKDAFWNYTHAGAGKKPDRALPIVAIPTTHGTGTEADPFAVITNPRTKEKVGIGYDVIFPKLSIVDPALMASLPKDQTAYTSMDAFYHSLEAFLNIAANPYSDLLAVDSMKRIVSFLMRAYTNGQDIEARTNLAWASTEAGITETLTGVIANHAIEHGLSGFNEKLPHGLGLCITGPYLLEYMFEECKERLAALAKEVFNIQQYSVSKAARLFIEKLYEFQELFDLNQRLSKFGFKEEDLPEIATVAYRIMKGVVVKSPKKLEEKDLVEIMKKAL, from the coding sequence ATGTTCACGAGCTATCTTCCCACGAAGATCGTTTTCGGTGTCGGTGCGATCGAAAAGCTTCCGAATCTCGTGAAAAACTATGGTCGAAAAGCTTTGATCGTCACAGGAAAAAAGAGCACCAAGCAAACCGGACTGCTCGACAAAGTCAGAGGCATGCTCGAGGCCGTGGGGATCGAAACCGTGGTGTTCGACAGAGTCCAGCCCAACCCCATCAGCGACGATGTGGACGAAGCTGCCAGGATCGCGATCGAGCAGAACGTGGATTTCGTGATCGGGCTCGGTGGAGGAAGCGCCATAGACTCGGCCAAGGCTATCGCGATCTCCGCCGCGATGAAGGATGCCTTCTGGAACTACACGCACGCTGGAGCCGGCAAGAAGCCAGACAGAGCCCTGCCCATCGTTGCGATTCCCACCACGCACGGCACCGGCACTGAGGCCGATCCTTTCGCGGTGATAACCAACCCCAGGACTAAAGAAAAAGTAGGCATAGGCTACGATGTGATCTTTCCGAAACTTTCCATCGTGGATCCAGCACTCATGGCCAGTCTTCCAAAAGACCAGACCGCCTACACCTCGATGGACGCGTTCTACCATTCCCTGGAGGCCTTTCTGAACATCGCCGCCAATCCCTACTCCGACCTGCTCGCCGTGGATTCCATGAAGAGGATCGTCTCCTTCCTCATGAGGGCATACACGAACGGTCAGGACATCGAAGCCAGAACGAACCTCGCCTGGGCCAGCACCGAAGCCGGCATCACCGAAACGCTCACGGGCGTCATAGCGAACCACGCCATAGAACACGGGCTGAGCGGGTTCAACGAAAAGCTCCCACACGGCCTTGGCCTGTGCATCACAGGACCGTACCTGCTCGAGTACATGTTCGAAGAATGCAAAGAACGGCTCGCGGCGCTGGCGAAGGAAGTTTTCAACATACAACAGTACAGCGTCAGCAAAGCGGCGCGGCTGTTCATCGAAAAGCTCTACGAATTCCAGGAACTTTTCGATCTGAACCAGAGGCTTTCGAAGTTCGGTTTCAAGGAAGAAGACCTTCCCGAGATTGCGACCGTCGCGTACAGGATCATGAAAGGCGTGGTCGTGAAGAGTCCAAAGAAGCTCGAGGAGAAAGACCTCGTGGAGATAATGAAGAAGGCACTCTGA
- the hflK gene encoding FtsH protease activity modulator HflK produces the protein MRFKLVIFIVIAVAAAVYFMTGIYQVDPSQVALVKTFGKYSYTTGPGIHIHAPYPFQSHVIVDVQTIRKQEIGFRTIRPGQYVSRKEEALILTGDGNIVSVEAVVQFRVSDPVKFVFSVEKPEELVKFTTESALRERIAKRTVDEILTAERDRVAYEVQEMTQQLLNEYDVGVTVLNVLLQEVVPPEPVIAAFDDVNNAKQDKERYINEATRYANNLIPIVEGEAKKIVLEAEAYAQQKILQAIGETQRFLSILNEYKNAPRITETRLRIETLEQVLPKAKTIILLDDSQKITFLNIDSLLGGDGK, from the coding sequence ATGAGGTTCAAGCTCGTGATTTTCATCGTTATCGCGGTGGCTGCTGCGGTCTACTTCATGACCGGCATCTACCAGGTCGATCCGTCGCAGGTGGCACTCGTTAAAACCTTCGGCAAGTATTCTTACACCACGGGGCCAGGCATCCACATCCACGCACCCTATCCGTTCCAGTCACACGTGATAGTCGATGTCCAGACGATCCGAAAGCAGGAGATCGGATTCAGAACGATCAGACCAGGTCAGTACGTTTCGAGAAAGGAAGAGGCCCTGATACTCACCGGAGATGGAAACATCGTCTCGGTGGAGGCGGTGGTGCAGTTTCGTGTGAGCGATCCGGTGAAGTTCGTCTTCAGTGTTGAAAAACCCGAAGAGCTGGTCAAGTTCACCACAGAATCAGCGTTGAGGGAGCGCATCGCGAAAAGGACCGTTGACGAAATACTCACCGCCGAAAGGGACAGAGTGGCTTACGAGGTTCAGGAAATGACGCAGCAGCTTCTCAACGAGTACGACGTGGGTGTGACAGTGCTCAACGTGTTGCTCCAGGAAGTTGTACCACCGGAACCAGTCATAGCAGCCTTCGACGACGTCAACAACGCCAAGCAGGATAAAGAAAGGTACATCAACGAGGCAACGAGGTACGCCAACAACCTGATCCCAATTGTCGAAGGAGAAGCGAAAAAGATCGTGCTCGAGGCTGAAGCTTACGCTCAACAGAAAATACTGCAGGCGATTGGTGAGACTCAAAGGTTTTTGAGCATCCTGAACGAGTACAAAAATGCACCGAGAATCACCGAAACCCGGCTCAGGATCGAAACACTCGAGCAGGTGCTCCCGAAGGCCAAAACGATCATCTTGCTGGACGATTCTCAGAAGATCACCTTCCTGAACATCGACAGTCTCTTGGGTGGTGATGGAAAATGA
- a CDS encoding ABC transporter substrate-binding protein, giving the protein MKRSLVAFVLFVSVVLLASGKLTIAVDVEPVGLDPHLVTAFASHRILENIYDGLLRFGENLELLPNLAEGYEIPDPYTIVFRIRQNVKFHDGTPLTVEDVIFSFRRILDPETKSPAAAFYQDVESIEAIDERTVKFKLKKPMASAILPNFAGVNSSIISKKFFESGKNLQLETNGTGPFYLAEYVAGNYIVLKKNPYYFVQGQPILDEIKFVFMPEELSRVAALKNRDVDMAKISEPLNVRQFSTDKYNVFKSATLSYYLIGINTTRKPFDDPRVRNALNYAINRDAIVKTVAFGEGVVTGPMHPSIKAWALPPEEFEEYKYNPTKAKELLAQAGYPSGFEFSIVTSARYNFDKVAQVIQAQLAQIGVKVNIELVEWGIFIKRWRESDFDAFISMNSGSMEPDIQFYRHFKTGGSTNVFKFSNPRVDELLELGRSTVDTEKRKQIYSELQRLLVKESPVIFLYCANQFFVADKSVEGFKLLPNESLIFLRETYKK; this is encoded by the coding sequence ATGAAAAGATCGCTGGTGGCATTCGTTCTTTTCGTGAGCGTTGTGCTCCTCGCCTCGGGAAAGCTCACGATCGCGGTGGACGTCGAACCTGTGGGTCTCGATCCGCACCTGGTCACCGCGTTCGCGTCACACAGGATTTTGGAGAACATCTACGACGGCCTACTCAGATTTGGAGAGAACCTAGAACTTTTGCCAAACCTGGCCGAGGGTTACGAAATACCCGATCCTTACACCATCGTTTTCAGGATCAGACAGAACGTGAAATTCCACGATGGCACACCCCTGACGGTGGAAGATGTGATCTTCAGCTTCAGAAGGATCCTCGATCCTGAAACGAAATCACCCGCCGCAGCCTTCTACCAGGACGTCGAATCCATCGAAGCGATCGACGAGAGAACCGTGAAGTTCAAACTCAAGAAGCCAATGGCCAGTGCGATCCTTCCGAACTTCGCCGGTGTGAACAGCTCTATCATCAGCAAGAAATTCTTCGAATCCGGTAAGAACCTCCAGCTTGAGACCAATGGGACCGGACCGTTCTACCTTGCAGAATACGTGGCCGGGAACTACATCGTTCTGAAAAAGAATCCGTACTATTTCGTTCAGGGCCAGCCGATCTTGGACGAAATCAAGTTCGTCTTCATGCCCGAAGAGCTTTCCAGGGTCGCCGCGCTCAAGAACAGAGACGTGGACATGGCGAAGATCAGCGAGCCTTTGAACGTGAGACAGTTCAGCACGGACAAATACAACGTCTTCAAATCTGCAACGTTGAGTTACTACCTGATCGGCATCAACACTACCAGAAAGCCCTTCGATGATCCGCGTGTGAGGAACGCTCTCAACTACGCGATAAACAGGGACGCGATCGTCAAAACGGTGGCCTTTGGTGAAGGTGTTGTCACTGGTCCGATGCATCCGTCGATCAAAGCCTGGGCGCTTCCTCCAGAGGAATTCGAAGAGTACAAGTATAACCCAACGAAGGCGAAAGAACTGCTCGCACAGGCGGGTTATCCAAGCGGGTTCGAATTCAGCATCGTGACCTCCGCACGGTACAACTTCGACAAAGTCGCACAGGTCATCCAGGCTCAGCTCGCGCAGATCGGCGTGAAGGTGAACATCGAGCTGGTCGAGTGGGGCATCTTCATAAAGAGATGGCGTGAGAGCGATTTCGATGCGTTCATCTCTATGAACAGCGGTTCCATGGAACCAGACATTCAATTCTACAGACACTTCAAAACGGGCGGCTCGACCAACGTGTTCAAATTCTCGAACCCGAGGGTGGACGAACTGCTCGAGCTCGGAAGGAGCACCGTCGATACTGAAAAGAGGAAGCAGATTTACAGCGAACTCCAGAGACTCCTCGTGAAAGAATCGCCGGTGATCTTCCTCTACTGTGCGAACCAGTTCTTCGTTGCCGACAAGTCCGTCGAAGGTTTCAAGCTGTTACCGAACGAGAGCCTGATCTTCCTTAGGGAGACGTACAAGAAGTGA
- the pyrE gene encoding orotate phosphoribosyltransferase has translation MLDLLVQAGAILEGHFLLSSGKHSSRYIQCAKIFERPNYGEKIGKAIAEKIAHHEPHVVIGPALGGVILAYEVARHLNARAMFTEREDGQMKLRRNFHIEAGERVAIVEDVTTTGKSVLEVAEVVQKHGGIVCCIASIVDRSVEKLPFDVPFYFLVKLELPIFEPDGCPLCRQNVPLIKPGSRK, from the coding sequence ATGCTTGATCTGCTCGTTCAAGCTGGTGCGATCTTAGAAGGACATTTCCTGCTTTCGTCTGGAAAGCATTCATCGCGTTACATTCAGTGCGCGAAGATCTTCGAACGTCCAAATTATGGAGAAAAGATCGGCAAGGCCATAGCGGAGAAGATCGCACATCATGAACCGCACGTCGTGATAGGTCCGGCACTTGGTGGGGTGATCCTCGCCTACGAGGTGGCACGCCATCTGAACGCACGTGCGATGTTCACCGAGAGAGAAGATGGACAGATGAAGCTGAGGAGGAACTTTCACATAGAAGCGGGAGAAAGGGTGGCCATCGTCGAAGACGTCACGACCACCGGCAAATCCGTCCTTGAGGTCGCCGAGGTCGTTCAAAAACACGGTGGCATCGTCTGCTGCATTGCGAGCATCGTGGATAGATCCGTCGAGAAACTCCCCTTCGATGTTCCCTTCTACTTTCTGGTGAAGCTGGAACTTCCCATATTCGAACCCGACGGTTGTCCACTGTGCAGACAGAACGTACCATTGATCAAACCGGGGAGCAGGAAGTAG
- a CDS encoding oxidoreductase, translating into MENFSLSRCELIQLSEDTFIVTFNERIDFEPTQFIMIETETSIVRKPFGLGRWNDRLAIGVQVIGPGTAYMVQQEKLYAHGPCGRGFVPPEGRGAVIATLACLPMVFDLQERYNCDVLIGSVDEPWIEVPFPLVVGDEAFLKMLQSLNGYDWFLVIGSDQMEKIAYDALKNKGEVFVSFNEYMACGIGACRGCAKVTKHGLKHLCIDGPVLRGEEVWN; encoded by the coding sequence ATGGAGAATTTCTCTCTGAGCAGGTGTGAATTGATTCAGTTGAGCGAAGATACCTTCATTGTCACGTTCAACGAAAGGATCGATTTCGAACCGACGCAGTTCATCATGATAGAAACCGAAACCTCGATCGTCAGGAAACCTTTCGGCCTTGGACGCTGGAACGACAGGCTCGCGATAGGCGTGCAAGTCATCGGACCCGGCACCGCTTACATGGTGCAACAGGAAAAATTGTACGCGCATGGGCCCTGCGGCAGAGGCTTCGTTCCACCGGAAGGTCGTGGCGCCGTGATCGCGACGCTCGCCTGTCTGCCCATGGTCTTTGATCTGCAGGAAAGATACAACTGCGACGTGCTCATCGGATCTGTGGACGAACCGTGGATCGAGGTTCCCTTCCCGCTCGTCGTGGGGGACGAGGCGTTTCTGAAAATGCTGCAGTCTTTGAACGGTTACGACTGGTTCCTCGTGATCGGTTCGGACCAGATGGAAAAGATCGCCTACGATGCTCTGAAAAATAAAGGTGAGGTGTTCGTTTCCTTCAACGAATACATGGCCTGCGGGATCGGTGCGTGCAGAGGCTGTGCGAAGGTGACGAAACATGGTTTGAAACATCTCTGCATCGATGGACCCGTGTTGAGAGGTGAAGAAGTGTGGAACTGA
- a CDS encoding dihydroorotase, which produces MRAYDPWKRRWLDVELDLPEQRKALLACPVFFDMHTHVRLNGQEDYESLQKAAIAGGFGALLIQPNTKPELSDPEVLNLHVQLAENRIVKFYWAVSLFGELEPDGKRTLCYSNDGMEYDTTKILNAFKNKKPHLLLDHSQLHELGGIFYEPAEPNVPKRPVHSEAVSIFRNVMLGIEYGFNKFHIQHVSTKLSIETIQHLRKYATVSCEVTPHHLFFTTKDVKNTNFKINPPLATEEDRRTLLEAVRKNVIDVLATDHAPHPEKPNDFHSAPFGTSNIEVAFSAFYTIIGQFETVVEKLTAAPCRVLRLSGTFDLNNVTIVDPNAEWIVDAKNLHSKGKNCVFDGTKLKGKIIGVKLSNRWVYWDGEFLSEQV; this is translated from the coding sequence TTGAGGGCGTACGATCCGTGGAAACGTCGCTGGCTCGACGTTGAACTGGACCTGCCCGAGCAAAGAAAGGCCCTTCTTGCCTGTCCTGTGTTCTTCGACATGCACACACACGTGAGGCTGAACGGACAGGAAGACTACGAATCGCTCCAGAAGGCCGCGATCGCCGGTGGTTTCGGTGCCCTCCTGATCCAGCCGAACACGAAACCGGAGCTTTCGGATCCAGAAGTTTTGAATCTCCACGTTCAACTCGCAGAGAACAGGATCGTGAAATTCTACTGGGCCGTGTCTCTGTTTGGTGAGCTTGAGCCGGACGGTAAAAGAACGCTGTGTTATTCCAACGACGGCATGGAGTACGACACGACGAAGATCCTCAACGCGTTCAAAAATAAAAAACCGCACCTTCTGCTCGATCACAGCCAGCTGCACGAGCTGGGTGGCATTTTCTACGAACCTGCGGAGCCGAACGTGCCAAAACGGCCCGTCCACAGCGAGGCCGTTTCGATCTTCAGGAACGTGATGCTCGGAATTGAGTACGGTTTCAACAAATTCCACATTCAGCACGTTTCTACGAAGCTTTCCATCGAGACGATACAGCACCTCCGAAAATACGCCACGGTGAGCTGTGAGGTGACACCGCACCATCTTTTCTTCACCACGAAGGATGTCAAGAACACGAACTTCAAGATCAACCCACCGCTCGCAACGGAAGAGGACAGAAGGACCCTCCTCGAGGCCGTTCGAAAGAACGTCATCGACGTGCTCGCGACGGACCACGCGCCACATCCAGAAAAACCAAATGATTTTCACAGTGCTCCCTTCGGAACCAGCAACATCGAGGTGGCCTTCAGTGCGTTCTACACCATCATCGGTCAGTTCGAAACGGTGGTGGAAAAGCTCACCGCCGCCCCATGCAGGGTGCTGAGGCTTTCGGGGACCTTCGATCTGAACAACGTGACCATCGTCGATCCAAACGCCGAATGGATCGTCGATGCAAAGAACCTTCACAGTAAGGGGAAAAACTGCGTCTTCGACGGTACCAAATTGAAAGGGAAGATAATAGGTGTGAAGCTTTCAAACAGGTGGGTGTACTGGGATGGAGAATTTCTCTCTGAGCAGGTGTGA
- a CDS encoding GNAT family protein, whose amino-acid sequence MRFEISDAELVKIATDELRHFSETRFLNFPRKIVLNFFENDQPIGFVSFDVRWINRNAYITYYLIPEKRGKGLGKAMVLEAIKFAFDTLNMNRITAEVYEYNDASIALLRSVGFELEGVMKKAKYHAGRYHDIHIYGLLRENFGRE is encoded by the coding sequence ATGAGGTTCGAAATTTCAGATGCAGAACTGGTGAAGATCGCGACGGATGAACTGAGGCATTTTTCGGAAACGAGATTTTTGAACTTTCCACGCAAAATCGTGCTGAACTTTTTTGAAAACGATCAACCCATCGGGTTTGTCAGCTTCGATGTGAGGTGGATCAACAGAAACGCCTACATCACCTATTACCTGATACCGGAGAAGAGAGGAAAGGGACTTGGAAAAGCGATGGTGCTCGAGGCGATAAAGTTCGCCTTCGACACGCTGAACATGAACAGGATCACGGCCGAAGTCTATGAATACAACGATGCATCCATCGCCTTGCTGAGGTCGGTCGGTTTTGAACTCGAAGGCGTGATGAAGAAGGCCAAATACCACGCAGGTCGATACCACGACATACACATCTACGGTCTTCTGAGAGAAAATTTCGGACGTGAGTGA